In the genome of Juglans microcarpa x Juglans regia isolate MS1-56 chromosome 6S, Jm3101_v1.0, whole genome shotgun sequence, the window AATTTTGAACGAATACTCTCAGGAATCGGATCCTTCCAATTATTCTGGGCATGTCCGTCGCCGTCTAACTCATTGGATTTGGGCTTTGTTGAGTGGTGTGGcttgaggggaaaaaaaagaactacATTATGATTCAAATCAAGCCGAGTGTTTTGAGTTGGCCAGATATCGAAACTATTTCAGTTTTCAACACTTTTTTTCTATTCACTAAAGGAACTAATTTAATTTGCCGATTCCAATCAATCAAACTCGATCTAgcatattcaaaattatttctttttttggcctttttatctttttgtttggtaaaaatacaagaaaattgaaaaaaaaataattaaaagatagaattattcattttatttagttGAAGAGAATAAATTCGACAGACAATAAATACTACCATTATGATGACTTCGTAATACAAGGGTATTTctattcttcttaaacaaaaatattcgaGGCAAACTACAAGGAGAGAACAATACAGTAGGACCAAGAATACAGttggaattgaaaaaaataaagtacagTAGGACCAAGAACGAACccatgtcattttttttatccaacGCTTGGAgcgcaatatttttttttttttcatgaaaattcAATCCTGCATCTGGGTGGGCATGCGTCTCCAAATCCCTGCCAGGACACTACCAAATATCGAGTGACAGACACTGGAGACTGCACATGGTACTGCGGTCAATGGATTTCCAAAGTGCTGAGTAGCAAGAACTACTCCCACAACCGAGTTCTGAAACACAAGAGGCAGACAAGAAACACTGagattttttaagattaaaaataaaaaagcacatGCTCATCCCAAGTTTCAACAATGGCCACAAAACAACTAGAATATATGTATGATTCTATCCTTTACCATTGAGAATGAAACAAATAGATGAATGATCAGGAGTCTTTGCTTGGAATTTTGTCAACAATGACTGGAAGAAGCAGAGGAGCTTCAGTCCTACAGTATATGAATTGCTTACCTGCATGCCGACCTCAATAGAGACTGTCCTTGACGAAGAAACATCAAGCCCAAGCATTCTAGAAAGTATGTAACCAAAGAAAAATCCAGATGCGTGAAGAAGAGATGCAGCGAGGACCACTTGCTGACGAGACATAAGTATTGCAGAAGCACTCTGTGCAATTGCATTTCCACAGAGAATAGCTACAGTTGCCACGGCAATGGATGGCATCAGGGGGGAAACAAATTTAACCAGGCCTTGgaaatactgatttaaaaatgCACCAGCCAATACGGGAAGAAGCACTACCTGCATTCATGGCACTAAAGTAATATCACCGACAAGAACAATGATAACTTGGGATAGCATTAATGCAGGAAAGCTCACCTGAAGTGTTGAGACTAGTAGTCCAGCTGCATCTACCGCGACATATTGCCCCGCAAGTTTGGAAGTAAGAAAAGGAGTCATGAACTGCAACATGGAAGGGGAAAAGGACCAGTAATTTGCCTTTTAAAAGGAAACTGGTATTAAGGAGGTGCCGGGTGTGAATTAAATTGACTATTTACCAAAAGTTATATTGCTTTACTTCAAATTTCCAACTCAACCTTTTGACTTACTGAAATATGATATGGCTAACTTCAATAAAGCTTACAATTTTAATATAGTGGTTGTACAATGAGGGATTCAAATTGTGCCATCCACAAATTACCTTAAAGAAAGAACATAGGTTAAGACAGCAATGCTAATTTACTAACCACGGCTGCTAAAGTGCTAGCTGTTGTCATCAACACTGAAAGCGCCACATTTCCACTGgtagggggaaaaaaaaaagctcaaatgATTTtgggggaaaaggaaaaaaatagagcGGAAAAAACAAAGTAAGGTCTTTGAAGAATTCACAAACCGTGCAATAAAGGTGACAATGTTACTTGCTGTTCCTGCAAAGTGCaaaccagaaaagaaaaataaagtactATACGAAGGGGAATGAGGATTGAAGTGAAAGGAACATGTGAACAGATTAGCATACATACATACCACCAGGGCAGCAACCAACCAGTATTAATCCAGCTGCATAATAGGACGGCAAATTTAAAAGCTTGCTCACAAGGAACCCCGATAGTGgcatcatctgcaaaaagttaACCATCGTGCTTCCTTTTACAATCATAGGAATAAAGTGAAATAAACATAATCCCAACACCGAATTTAACTTTATATAGCATAATCTTACTAGCGGGTTCTGGTTTGGTCTTCACCGAAAAAAACTAGAGTACTTCTGGTTTGGATATAGAAGTAGCCATGGCCATGCTTGGTTTTACTCTTCAAATTTTTGCAAAacttttttaccaaaattttGGGAATTATCTAGTAGTTTGGAATCTGGATGGCCAGTATGCATCTCAAAGATTTCacatcacaaaataaaataaacttttttattttgtgtgtttttcttttcatgcattttttaaatcactttaatcatttgaaaaaaaaaatcagttaaaaaatatttacttttactattaagtaaaaaaagaaaaaagaaaagagttgaATTGGTAGAATTTGTCTGGAGTGgtttagggctgagcaaaaatctgaaaatctgACTCTGCCTCCGATTTCGCACCGACTCCGATAAGTCGGAGTGGGAGtcagatttttttaacaaaaaaagttggagtcggaggtggTGATGTACCGACTCCAACtctaatattatacatattttataaaaatatatgtattttttttatatattaatcatatattttttatataactataacttatatagttaattaaattcaataatatactagtatgagcaaattatttaattgcttatactgtaatataaatagactaaatttattaataatagtttagtatatttaAACACCATACTATTAACTATGTATGTTTACCATTTTTCATTAACTATTACTACTatgtaacactaatgtataataacatttaataccaATGTATTgtgtataaacacaaatatataaatttataataacatatactactaatatataataactaaagtatcataacatgtactagtaatgtataataatcaatatataataacatgtaatacttatgtataaacattaacatataataacatgtataataacaataatttgtacaataatttattttttcaattttggttatgttttaataaaattgaagtagaaaaaatatttttaaaaaaaactaaaatctgaAAGTCCAAATCCGATTAGTGAGAGCTTAAGACtgtcaaattgaaatttcaaataagttaagaaaaaaagtccaataaaaAACCCCAAACTCGACTCCGCTCCAGAGGCTATACGAATCGGAATCGGAGCCGGAGGTATGGCACTCTATCTCCGACATTGCTCAGCCCTAAGTGGCTTAagcattttccaaaaatgaaaGTCTTCGGCAGATACAGATGAGGTAAAAGATACAGTACCAGTTCATAAAGACATTTCGCTAAGGCTCACAGGTCTATCGAAAGAGTAACACTTTAAAGTTAGACTAACATTGGGCATAAGGGTTAGCGACAGCTTCCTGACCTCCAATACTTGCATTCTCATAGCTTGATCACGCAGGCTCTCTTTTGCATACGGCGATATccagtattaatatatttaagctTACTGATATTCTCATGAGAATAACTACAGAATTTCATAGATCTTATCTTTCAATCTTCTCTTATCGTCTTTAGAATTAACCCTAAGTTGTTCACACAATTTAAGTCCTTAATCGAGCTTATTTTTAACGCTATCGAAGATGGATTAATGGAATAAACTCATCCAATATTCGGGAAGAAAAAGCGATATAGAGGAAATAAAAAGGAATGAGAGCAGAAACGGACCGAATACTGCAGCAAAAAGCCACATATCAATTCCTTGGGCATAGCCAGAGCACCACGAAGATCGTCGAGGGTAACCGTCATGCCCATACCAAGCATGGTCAAGGTTATGCCAAGAACGGTCTCCTTGGGCCGAACCCAACTGAAAGAGCTCGGCTTGATGAGCCCCAATAGGCATCCTAGAGCGGGAACGCAGTCGATACAGTTTTCCCAAAGAACTCAATCCAATCGCGGAAACTCCGACTCTCCGAGCGCCATTAGTGTTATCGTTGTTCGATGACATGCCGCAACGAATTGGAGGGAGTCGTGAGGCTGAGGCATCGTTGATTTCTGTACGTAGAACGAGAGTGGTGGATGGGGTCCGAGTTGGTTTGTTTAGGGGAGGCGGCGGTCGTCGTTGTGATTGAAAATGGGGTCTTAGATCAAGttgaatggaagaagaaaaagaacctGGCGAAGTGTAAGACTTTGTGGAACGAGGGATGAGCAAGTGTGGTGATTTAGCTCTTCTCGCAGGATAGCTCAAACTGGGCTTTGTGCTTCGTTGAAAATCGAAGCCACTTCTTCCATGATGAGAGTATGAAAGTGAAGGTTGCATTGTCTCTCTCTGTGAGTAGTTTCAACCTGTAGACAGACTGCGTACATTCATGGCTCGAAGCATGTGCAGTGAGCATACACCATTTCCCTGggtgctaaaaaaaaaaaatcagcaataaTTCTCATAATTGGGTGAGCAGTGACGTTTTTTTATTGGTCAGTAATGCTGGACAAAGTAGTTTGTCAATAATATTTGATACATAGGCGgcacattttttgaaaaaagtaaattttattattaaaaattaattttttatataaattttatatttattaacttttgaaAGCAcggtaaaattaatttaataatttaataaagaaaGCTCGTGCCAAATCACTGCCAATGGCTCATATTTTATTAGAAGAAACCcgttatttaatataaaaataataattaaatcatgcaGCCCTGCTCCAAAGGCAAAACCAAAAAATTCTCTGTATTTTTGCATGCGGACAGCGTTTTGGACCTTTTGGTAGTTTTTTGTTGCAAGGTTAGCAATTGTAGACTTGAACGAGTGAGAGAGAATATCTAGTTAACTAAAATTAATGAATTTAAACCTTATAATATGAACTCCTATTAGACAGTTGCCACTTAAAAATGGAAATATAAGCATCGTAT includes:
- the LOC121236742 gene encoding LOW QUALITY PROTEIN: probable sodium/metabolite cotransporter BASS1, chloroplastic (The sequence of the model RefSeq protein was modified relative to this genomic sequence to represent the inferred CDS: inserted 1 base in 1 codon; deleted 2 bases in 1 codon), with product MQPSLSYSHHGRSGFDFQRSTKPSLSYPARRAKSPHLLIPRSTKSYTSPGSFSSSIQLDLRPHFQSQRRPPPPLNKPTRTPSTTLVLRTEINDASASRLPPIRCGMSSNNDNTNGARRRSFRDWIEFFGKTVSTAFPXLGCLLGLIKPSSFSWVRPKETVLGITLTMLGMGMTVTLDDLRGALAMPKELICGFLLQYSMMPLSGFLVSKLLNLPSYYAAGLILVGCCPGGTASNIVTFIARGNVALSVLMTTASTLAAVFMTPFLTSKLAGQYVAVDAAGLLVSTLQVVLLPVLAGAFLNQYFQGLVKFVSPLMPSIAVATVAILCGNAIAQSASAILMSRQQVVLAASLLHASGFFFGYILSRMLGLDVSSSRTVSIEVGMQNSVVGVVLATQHFGNPLTAVPCAVSSVCHSIFGSVLAGIWRRMPTQMQD